Below is a genomic region from Candidatus Binataceae bacterium.
GCTCGGGGAGTCCTTTGGCGCGCGCGGTACGAACGAACTCCGAGTTCTTGATTTCCAGAATCTGGGATCGCATCAGGCGCATGAGGCCCGCCATGCCGGCCACGCCCAACACAAACACTGGAAGCACCAGATGGTTTATGCGGTCGGCGATTCTGCTCCAGAAATCGAGCGTAGCGTAGTCAACCGAGTAAGTGCCGCCCACGGGGAACCATCCGCTGTAGAGCGCGAAGTACATCATCAGGAACGCAAGAAAGAAGTTCGGCACCGACATTCCGAAGAAGGCCAGAAAGGAAAGTATCCGGTCCCAAATCGAGTTTTGATTGACCGCGACCACGATGCCGATCGGGATCGCGAGCATCCATGAAAAGAGCATTGAGCTCGCCGAGAGGATAATCGTGTTTAGAGCACGTTGGCCAATCAGCGAGCTCACGCTGACGTGGTAAGCGAGTGAGAACCCCAGGTCTAGATGCAGCATGGACCAGAGCCACTTGAAGTAACGGACCAGCAAGGGCTGATCGAGTCCGAATTCGACCTGCATCTGCTT
It encodes:
- a CDS encoding ABC transporter permease codes for the protein MGRFLVRRLINMIPLLVGITLLSFLVMSLAPGDFLSTLKMNPQISPQVIKQMQVEFGLDQPLLVRYFKWLWSMLHLDLGFSLAYHVSVSSLIGQRALNTIILSASSMLFSWMLAIPIGIVVAVNQNSIWDRILSFLAFFGMSVPNFFLAFLMMYFALYSGWFPVGGTYSVDYATLDFWSRIADRINHLVLPVFVLGVAGMAGLMRLMRSQILEIKNSEFVRTARAKGLPE